Within Sorghum bicolor cultivar BTx623 chromosome 2, Sorghum_bicolor_NCBIv3, whole genome shotgun sequence, the genomic segment cacgtgtccagtatggcaggacagggtggcagtacgatgcgggttgctgataaggatggttgccgatgagggaaaggttgaatgtgactaagtcctcaggcagtaatatggtgccgatgaccaagtaaaaaggtctgccgatgactatggtaaggggattgccgatgacgcgaaggaagagtccggaagctgccagttgtcatgtggaggagtttcggtttgtcacggaggatggttttattatttccttagttgttcgcatcgttttgtatacgggttccgtgtaatttgaaaTTCGAATTCtgatcgtgtctggtcgtagctctttgagcagggtataaatataagccctaggaccttgtaatcatctatcaatcaatcaaatacacgtttcttattcatattccagcatctacttttcgacgacttcgtcatactttttccttttattacgagttcttaggaattcgtcgacttaagctcggcgtgttctcgagttccgcgtgagtacctcttagccgtgacatccgggcgcatcgctgttgtcaggactaaagtattcgagttatcacctttgccgatagcaaggtcaaatcggctggcacgccttaacgtttgaatcgggtattagccctttgtgttcgcagatcagttttgcatcaacaatataCTATACTATAAAACGATAGAAGCATAGAATAACTTCACGTCATCTAGTCAAACTAACCGCAAAGAGCAAACCAACTCTCCATACCTGCTTGCTAAAAAAACCTTGGGCACCGACTCTCCATCCAGCATAGACCAACAGGCAGCAAGCATAGTATTATACTACTGCAGAATGATTAGCCACTGCCGCGTATGATCAGAATCACGGAACGTGAGccaaatcatcatcatcatcatcatcgccaATGCAAAGAAACCAAGCTCAGTGCCACCACGTAAGAAACCGAAAGCCATCGCTGCCGGCCATGCTGCCCCAAAGACGACTAAGAGCCTGCACCTGCAGGCGCTTGCTGCAGCTGCTCCTGCTGATCTCCGCTGCGGCGACAACcagtgcagcagcagcagcagccatgtATTCATCAGGCCATGGCGACGACGAGAGAGCTCTTGTGGCTTTCAAGGCCAAGATCTCCGGCCACTCCGGCGTGCTGGACTCATGGAACCAGAGCACCAGCTACTGCAGCTGGGAGGGAGTCATCTGCGGCAGGAGGCACCCATGGAGGGTGGTCGCTCTAGACCTCAGCTCCCAGGGGCTCGTCGGCACCATCTCTCCTGCTGTCGGTAACCTCACTTTCCTGCACTCTCTGAACCTGAGCTCCAATGGCCTGCAGGGAGAGATCCCTCCCAGCATCGGTTCCCTCAGGCGCCTCCGGCGCATTGACCTGGGCTTTAACATGCTCACTGGCGTCATCCCAAGCAACATTAGCCGTTGCATCAGCCTCCGTGAGATGCACATCTACAGCAACAAGGGAGTGCAGGGAATCATCCCAGCTGAAATTGGCAACATGCCATCGCTCTCAGTTCTATCGCTGTCAAACAACAGCATCACCGGAACTATCCCGTCGTCTCTTGGCAACCTTTCCCGGTTGACCCACTTGTCTTTGGAATTCAACTATATTGAGGGATCAATCCCTGCAGGCATCGGGAACAATCCGTATCTCGGTTTCCTTCGCCTCTCCCGTAATAATCTTTCCGGTTTGCTCCCTCCTTCCCTGTTCAACCTGTCATCTCTTTATTACTTTTTTGCGGCAGTCAACCAGCTCCGTGGTCATCTACCATCTGACCTGGGGAAAAATCTTCCAAGCGTCCAACAGCTTGAGATTGGAGGAAACAGATTTACTGGAGCTCTTCCACTGTCCCTAACCAACCTCTCCAGGCTCCAGATTCTTGACTTGGTTAGTAATAACTTTACTGGAGTTGTTCCTGCTGAATTGGGCAGATTGCAACAACTTGAAGTATTTTCTCTGGAAGGTAACATCTTAGAAACAAACAACGAGGAAGAGTGGGAATTTATTGATTCTTTGGTGAATTGTAGCAGATTACAGATACTGGACATTGGATTGAACAGATTTTCAGGGAAGTTGCCAGGTCCATTGGTTAATCTGTCTACTAATCTCCAGCGGCTGCAGATTGCCATCAACAACATATCCGGTGTCATCCCAACAGATATTGGAAATTTGGCAGGTCTTGAGATTCTTGATTTTGGCGATAACTTGCTCACTGGGGTCATTCCTGAAAGTACCGGGAAGCTTACACAATTGCAGCTGTTAGGCCTCAATTCAAACTACCTGTCTGGGAtccattttgaaaaaaaaaatcggcCCCAACCGAAATGGACGAAATTCGGGAAAATTCGGTCCAATTTCGGGCTCAAATCGGTGAATTTTCGGAAATTGAATCACAAAATTCGTTTCGGACCTAACCGAATTGGACGAAATTCGCCGAAATTCGGAGTATTTCGGTCGAATTCCAGGACATCTACCATCCTCCATCGGAAACCTTTCTAGTTTACTTCAACTTTATGCAGGCGGCAATAGCCTGGAGGGGCCAATTCCACCAAGCATTGGAAACTTGAGCAAACTTTTAGCCCTCGATCTGCAAAAGAACAGCCTCACTGGATTGATTTCTAAAGAAATTATGCAGCTGCCATCTATCTCAATGTTTCTCGATCTTTCCAACAACATGCTTGAGGGACCACTTCCACTAGAAGTCGGTAGTGTGGTCAATCTCGGACAACTCGACCTGTCAGGAAACAAATTGTCAGGTAAGATACCTGATACTATTGGCAACTGCAGGGTCATGGAAGtcctcttaggccttgtttagttcccaaaattttccaagattccccgtcacatcgaatcttgcggcatatgcatgaagcattaaatatagacgaaaacaaaaactaattacgcagtttacctgtaaatcgtgagacgaatcttttgatcctagttagtctatgattggataatatttgccacaaacaaacgaaagtgctacggtagcgaaatccaaaattttttccaaactaaacaaggccttaatggatGGCAATTCATTCCAAGGAAGTATACCTGACCTGATACGTTCAAGAACATAGCAGGCTTGACCGTACTTAATTTGACGGACAACAAACTGAATGGAAGCATCCCTGGCAACCTGGCTACCCTTACCAACCTACAGGAGTTGTATCTTGGCCACAACAATTTATCCGGAACAATCCCAAAGCTTATAGGTAATTCAACATCGTTGCTTCGCCTAGATCTATCCTACAATAATTTGCAAGGAGAAATACCAAAAGAAGGAGTTTTCAAAAATTTGACTAGGCTATCAATTGTTGGTAACAAAGCATTATGCGGGGGGATACCACAACTCCATCTACCAAAATGCCCAAGCTCTTCTtcaaaaaagaatgggaaaggcACACCCAAGTATCTTAGTATCGCCATCCCAACAATAGGAAGTCTCATCTTACTTTTTCTGGTTTGGGCTGGATTTCACCAAATAAAGTCCAAGACAGCACCGAAGAAAGATTTGCCACCACAATTTTCAGAGATAGAGCTTCCAATAGTTCCTTACAATGATATACTGAAAGGAACAGATGGATTTTCTGAAGCAAATGTGATTGGAAAGGGAAGATATGGTACAGTATACAAGGGCACACTAGAAAATCAAACAATTGTCGTTGCTGTTAAGGTGTTTAATGTCCAGCAATCAGGGTCctacaaaagcttccaggctgAATGTGAGGCACTAAGAAGAGTGAGGCACCGATGCCTTCTAAAGATCATTACATGTTGTTCTAGCATCAACCACCAGGGTCAAGACTTTAGAGCACTAGTTTTTGAGTTCATGGCTAATGGCAGCTTAGATAGATGGATCCACTCCAATTTAGAAGGCCAACATGGAGAAGGAGTGCTCAGCCTATCACAGAGGTTGGATATCACTGTGGACATTGTGGATGCTTTGGACTATCTTCACAACGGTTGCCAGCCATCGATCATCCATTGTGATCTCAAGCCAAGTAACATTCTTCTCAATGAGGATATGAGAGCTCGTGTTGGAGATTTTGGCATTGCTAGAGTTCTAGGTGAAGCAACAAGCAAACATCCTATGAATTCCAGTAGCACCATAGGAATAAGAGGTTCCATTGGATATATTGCTCCAGGTAACTCAAGTTATTTTTGTTTCATGCTTCAAATAATAGCATCTATCCCTAGCTAATTAATATGTGTTGCTGCATGGGTTAGTAATTGTTACAAAAATGACTCAGAAATTCATGGATAATTGGGTTAGAGCTCAACCAAATTGCTCTTTCCCATTTGCTCATATGTCTGTCTTTAGTTTGAATCTTAGCTTCTGCTATGTGTTGGACCTGGAAACTGTCATATTCAATGCTTTCCTCAAACATGTACCCATCGTTTGCATAGTGACACACATCATGCGTTTATGCCATATAAGTGGATAACTTGGAAAATCATTATGGTTACTTTAcagatatttttttttaaaaaaaaactatagaTGTTTGCTATTGGATTCAGACTAGGAATTACTTTAGAATGTAATAACTGAAGCAAATTTTAATGGTTACTATATGTAATTTTCACGATGGCATAATGGTTAAATTGATGAAGATGAGGGGTTATTGTAAGTTAGTTTTCACAATGTCATATGTTGGTAATTTAAATATACAAGATAGAAAATGCCATTTAAGAATGTTTTTATAATGCCATTTAAGAAAGCACAATATACTAAACACATATTATCACCATTGATAACTAGAATACTGAATCAATGGCTGATGCCATTTATTTTTATGAGAACATCTTGGATATTTTTAGTTATGACTTGTATTGTCAGCAATAGTTTTTAGGATTATCCAATTTCTAATAGGTTTTGAGTTCTATACATACATACCTATCTATCCTCATATTTCATTCCTCTGCAGAATATGGAGAAGGGCTTGCGGTGTCGACTTCTGGAGATATGTTTAGTCTTGGCATCACCTTGATCGAGATGTTCACAGGGAAGAGCCCCACAGATGATATGTTTAGAGATGGGATAAGCTTGCATTATTATGCCAAGGCTGCTCTTCCtgacaatgttatggagatagCAGATTCCATCCTCTGGCTACATGATGGAGTAAACAATAGCAATGATACAAAACATATAACAAGAACCAGGGAATTATGTTTGTCGGCTGACGTTTGCCGGTGCGCTCCTACCATCATCGCGGGCGAGTCCGAAAGGCTCCGCATGGTGTGGCGGCGGCCGGCCACCACCTCACGGGTGGGTCTTTGGAGGCTTTGGCAACGGTTCTGGACGAAAGCTCAGCTCAAACTTTTTTGAGCCAGCGACGAGATTCTCCTTCTTGAAGGCGTCACTGAAGAGCCTTGCAATTACCTCTCATCGGCACATGGCTCGGGAGAAATCCTTGCCAAGCTCCGGCTTGGATGACGATGATTACGTTACAGCGTCATTCACCTCCCTGGAGGCATCGTCGAAGAGCTCATATGTCCTGATGTAGTAGTCTCCGCGTCCTGCTACTGTTTCCTTGTTTATCTGTGCCGCTGCCACTTTTCGCCCTAGCGCTAGGGCGttcgttgttgttgttgtttttttttcctcctCAAAACTTCTGTAAATCCGCCTTTTTAGGCCCTTTTTGAATATATTCAGGTGGGAGTAATCCCCCCtttgaaaattcaaaaaaaaaattatgtttGTCTGCTGTCATTCAGCTTGGTGTCCTGTGTTCAAAGCAATTGCCCATGGAGCGGTTGTCAATGAACGATGCTGCAGCACAGATGCATGCTATCAgagataaatatattttttctaaataacTAAGTGGTGTTAGTTCATATTAATCACCACTTCGTTATACTATCATGTTTCTCTAAATGTATTGTTGAaatctatattatatatttgctTCTCTTTTTCCAGCTGTAATATCTCCTTTTATTAATTTATCAACCCAACGTCACCTGGTCATCGTAATTGCAAATTGCAACCAACGGTCCATTCCAGCTTGCTAAAAACCTTAGTCGCAAACTGCAGTTTCCAGCATAGACGAAGACGACACAACAGACAGCAATCATACTATTAGGCAGAATGATTAGTCACAGACCATGAGCTGTGAGCGTATCATATTCAGCCAATGCAAAAGAAACCAAGCTCTGTGCCGACACGTAAGAATCCGATATCATCCATCGCCGGCGAGCAGGAGACAACAGCCAGCACCATCTCCCGTTCTCCCCTGGCCATCAGCAACCTCACCCCTTCCCGTGCTCACTCAACCTCTTGACCTGGCCTGATGCAGAA encodes:
- the LOC110432593 gene encoding probable LRR receptor-like serine/threonine-protein kinase At3g47570, with the translated sequence MPKLFFKKEWERHTQSKTAPKKDLPPQFSEIELPIVPYNDILKGTDGFSEANVIGKGRYGTVYKGTLENQTIVVAVKVFNVQQSGSYKSFQAECEALRRVRHRCLLKIITCCSSINHQGQDFRALVFEFMANGSLDRWIHSNLEGQHGEGVLSLSQRLDITVDIVDALDYLHNGCQPSIIHCDLKPSNILLNEDMRARVGDFGIARVLGEATSKHPMNSSSTIGIRGSIGYIAPGNSSYFCFMLQIIASIPS
- the LOC110432592 gene encoding putative receptor-like protein kinase At3g47110, giving the protein MLPQRRLRACTCRRLLQLLLLISAAATTSAAAAAAMYSSGHGDDERALVAFKAKISGHSGVLDSWNQSTSYCSWEGVICGRRHPWRVVALDLSSQGLVGTISPAVGNLTFLHSLNLSSNGLQGEIPPSIGSLRRLRRIDLGFNMLTGVIPSNISRCISLREMHIYSNKGVQGIIPAEIGNMPSLSVLSLSNNSITGTIPSSLGNLSRLTHLSLEFNYIEGSIPAGIGNNPYLGFLRLSRNNLSGLLPPSLFNLSSLYYFFAAVNQLRGHLPSDLGKNLPSVQQLEIGGNRFTGALPLSLTNLSRLQILDLVSNNFTGVVPAELGRLQQLEVFSLEGNILETNNEEEWEFIDSLVNCSRLQILDIGLNRFSGKLPGPLVNLSTNLQRLQIAINNISGVIPTDIGNLAGLEILDFGDNLLTGVIPESTGKLTQLQLLGLNSNYLSGIHFEKKNRPQPKWTKFGKIRSNFGLKSAAIAWRGQFHQALET